In the Malania oleifera isolate guangnan ecotype guangnan chromosome 1, ASM2987363v1, whole genome shotgun sequence genome, one interval contains:
- the LOC131154077 gene encoding probable serine/threonine-protein kinase At1g01540 isoform X1 — translation MSDHRATAMNDQLSKPTSIFGLRMWVVLGVCLGAAFVLLLFLLSLWLASKRNTSKNKASRNPAIPIVSKEIREIRIDHARSNPHQQPEAKASRTQIQADPFPESDPSPPGIERQALLLPPEEESHQRINIQIGKGHRITYPERSGGSGEGRMVDQVAMAGPEVSHLGWGHWYTLRELEAATNAFASERVIGEGGYGIVYHGILWDNSQVAVKNLLNNRGQAEKEFKVEVEAIGRVRHKNLVRLLGYCAEGAHRMLVYEYVDNGNLEQWLHGDVGPCSPLTWEIRMSIILGTAKGLAYLHEGLEPKVVHRDIKSSNILIDRQWNPKVSDFGLAKLLGSERSYVTTRVMGTFGYVAPEYASTGMLNDRSDVYSFGILIMEIISGRNPVDYSRPPDEVNLVDWLKRMVANRNAEGVLDPKIHEKPTSRALKRALLVALRCVDPNAQKRPKMGHVIHMLEAEESSFRDERRAGRDPARALHNSNDGLIEKQVTESGDSSSGC, via the exons ATGTCCGATCACAGAGCGACGGCCATGAACGACCAGCTCTCGAAGCCAACCTCCATCTTTGGTCTCCGGATGTGGGTGGTTCTGGGAGTTTGCCTCGGAGCCGCCTTCGTTCTCCTCCTCTTTCTCCTCTCCCTCTGGCTCGCCTCCAAGCGCAACACCTCCAAAAACAAGGCCTCTCGCAATCCCGCGATCCCAATTGTCTCTAAAGAAATTCGGGAAATTCGAATCGACCATGCTCGGAGCAACCCCCACCAGCAGCCGGAGGCCAAAGCGAGCCGGACCCAAATCCAAGCCGACCCGTTTCCGGAATCGGATCCAAGCCCCCCGGGCATCGAACGCCAGGCGCTGCTTCTCCCGCCGGAGGAAGAGAGCCATCAGAGAATCAACATTCAGATTGGGAAGGGTCACCGGATAACGTATCCCGAACGCAGTGGAGGGAGCGGAGAGGGTCGTATGGTTGATCAGGTGGCCATGGCGGGTCCTGAAGTTTCGCACTTGGGTTGGGGACATTGGTACACTCTCAGGGAGCTTGAGGCCGCAACTAATGCGTTTGCCTCCGAAAGAGTTATTGGCGAAGGTGGGTACGGTATTGTTTACCATGGCATTTTGTGGGACAACTCTCAGGTTGCTGTCAAGAACTTGCTCAATAATAG GGGGCAAGCTGAGAAGGAGTTCAAAGTTGAAGTGGAAGCAATTGGGAGAGTTCGGCATAAAAATTTAGTAAGATTGTTAGGCTACTGTGCTGAAGGAGCTCATAG GATGCTTGTTTATGAATATGTGGATAATGGAAACTTAGAACAGTGGCTTCATGGGGATGTAGGGCCTTGCAGTCCTCTTACTTGGGAGATTCGAATGAGTATTATATTGGGAACAGCAAAAGG TTTAGCATACCTTCATGAGGGATTGGAACCCAAAGTCGTTCACCGTGACATAAAATCAAGCAACATTCTTATTGATAGACAATGGAATCCCAAGGTCTCAGACTTTGGCCTTGCCAAGCTCTTGGGCTCAGAGCGGAGCTATGTCACAACCCGCGTGATGGGAACATTTGG CTATGTAGCTCCAGAGTATGCAAGTACGGGCATGTTGAATGATAGAAGTGATGTGTATAGTTTTGGGATTCTTATAATGGAAATTATCTCTGGACGGAACCCAGTTGATTATAGCCGGCCTCCAGATGAG GTGAATTTAGTTGATTGGCTTAAGAGAATGGTTGCTAACAGGAATGCGGAGGGAGTCTTGGATCCTAAAATACATGAGAAGCCCACTTCAAGGGCTTTGAAACGTGCTCTTCTTGTTGCATTGCGATGTGTCGACCCAAATGCACAGAAGCGGCCAAAAATGGGGCATGTTATACATATGCTTGAAGCTGAAGAATCTTCCTTCAGAGAT GAACGAAGAGCTGGAAGGGACCCAGCTCGTGCACTTCATAACTCAAATGATGGGTTGATAGAGAAGCAGGTGACAGAATCAGGTGATAGTAGCAGTGGGTGCTAA
- the LOC131154077 gene encoding probable serine/threonine-protein kinase At1g01540 isoform X2, whose product MSDHRATAMNDQLSKPTSIFGLRMWVVLGVCLGAAFVLLLFLLSLWLASKRNTSKNKASRNPAIPIVSKEIREIRIDHARSNPHQQPEAKASRTQIQADPFPESDPSPPGIERQALLLPPEEESHQRINIQIGKGHRITYPERSGGSGEGRMVDQVAMAGPEVSHLGWGHWYTLRELEAATNAFASERVIGEGGYGIVYHGILWDNSQVAVKNLLNNRGQAEKEFKVEVEAIGRVRHKNLVRLLGYCAEGAHRMLVYEYVDNGNLEQWLHGDVGPCSPLTWEIRMSIILGTAKGLAYLHEGLEPKVVHRDIKSSNILIDRQWNPKVSDFGLAKLLGSERSYVTTRVMGTFGYVAPEYASTGMLNDRSDVYSFGILIMEIISGRNPVDYSRPPDEVNLVDWLKRMVANRNAEGVLDPKIHEKPTSRALKRALLVALRCVDPNAQKRPKMGHVIHMLEAEESSFRDVCIAILHDI is encoded by the exons ATGTCCGATCACAGAGCGACGGCCATGAACGACCAGCTCTCGAAGCCAACCTCCATCTTTGGTCTCCGGATGTGGGTGGTTCTGGGAGTTTGCCTCGGAGCCGCCTTCGTTCTCCTCCTCTTTCTCCTCTCCCTCTGGCTCGCCTCCAAGCGCAACACCTCCAAAAACAAGGCCTCTCGCAATCCCGCGATCCCAATTGTCTCTAAAGAAATTCGGGAAATTCGAATCGACCATGCTCGGAGCAACCCCCACCAGCAGCCGGAGGCCAAAGCGAGCCGGACCCAAATCCAAGCCGACCCGTTTCCGGAATCGGATCCAAGCCCCCCGGGCATCGAACGCCAGGCGCTGCTTCTCCCGCCGGAGGAAGAGAGCCATCAGAGAATCAACATTCAGATTGGGAAGGGTCACCGGATAACGTATCCCGAACGCAGTGGAGGGAGCGGAGAGGGTCGTATGGTTGATCAGGTGGCCATGGCGGGTCCTGAAGTTTCGCACTTGGGTTGGGGACATTGGTACACTCTCAGGGAGCTTGAGGCCGCAACTAATGCGTTTGCCTCCGAAAGAGTTATTGGCGAAGGTGGGTACGGTATTGTTTACCATGGCATTTTGTGGGACAACTCTCAGGTTGCTGTCAAGAACTTGCTCAATAATAG GGGGCAAGCTGAGAAGGAGTTCAAAGTTGAAGTGGAAGCAATTGGGAGAGTTCGGCATAAAAATTTAGTAAGATTGTTAGGCTACTGTGCTGAAGGAGCTCATAG GATGCTTGTTTATGAATATGTGGATAATGGAAACTTAGAACAGTGGCTTCATGGGGATGTAGGGCCTTGCAGTCCTCTTACTTGGGAGATTCGAATGAGTATTATATTGGGAACAGCAAAAGG TTTAGCATACCTTCATGAGGGATTGGAACCCAAAGTCGTTCACCGTGACATAAAATCAAGCAACATTCTTATTGATAGACAATGGAATCCCAAGGTCTCAGACTTTGGCCTTGCCAAGCTCTTGGGCTCAGAGCGGAGCTATGTCACAACCCGCGTGATGGGAACATTTGG CTATGTAGCTCCAGAGTATGCAAGTACGGGCATGTTGAATGATAGAAGTGATGTGTATAGTTTTGGGATTCTTATAATGGAAATTATCTCTGGACGGAACCCAGTTGATTATAGCCGGCCTCCAGATGAG GTGAATTTAGTTGATTGGCTTAAGAGAATGGTTGCTAACAGGAATGCGGAGGGAGTCTTGGATCCTAAAATACATGAGAAGCCCACTTCAAGGGCTTTGAAACGTGCTCTTCTTGTTGCATTGCGATGTGTCGACCCAAATGCACAGAAGCGGCCAAAAATGGGGCATGTTATACATATGCTTGAAGCTGAAGAATCTTCCTTCAGAGATGTATGTATTGCCATTCTGCATGACATTTGA
- the LOC131154092 gene encoding PI-PLC X domain-containing protein At5g67130-like, with amino-acid sequence MQRPNRFLRNFPTQLLFLALCLFPCSSSSLKLGETCASDGDCDAGLRCETCDANGNTRPRCTRIRPLEPTSKANSLPFNRYSWLTTHNSYSLLGAKPALGPVLVSPRNQEDSVTNQLNNGVRGLMLDMYDFANDIWLCHSYDGVCYNYTAFQPAINVLKEIQGFLEANPSEIITIFIEDYVTSPNGLTKVFKASGLTKYWFPMSRMPNDGGDWPTVDDMVRQNQRLVVFTSKSSKEASEKIAYEWNYVVENQYGNGGMTAGSCPNRAESSPMNTTTKSLVLVNYFPDNPNRTGACLVNSVPLISMTNTCYEAAGKRWPNFIAVDYYQKSDGGGAPEAIDIANGHLTCGCDNLAYCKANATFGTCDVPVMVPPPPAAGTSQVGGTSQNFSIAHLDSRPLLWCWLPVITLTTALVSWL; translated from the exons ATGCAG AGACCTAATCGATTCCTGAGGAATTTCCCCACCCAACTCCTGTTTCTCGCACTGTGTCTCTTCCCCTGTTCTTCTTCCTCTCTCAAG TTGGGAGAGACATGTGCTTCGGACGGCGACTGCGACGCCGGCTTGCGCTGCGAAACGTGTGATGCAAACGGGAATACTCGGCCCAGATGTACCCGAATCCGGCCACTGGAACCCACATCGAAG GCGAACAGTCTACCTTTCAATCGGTATTCATGGCTGACGACTCACAACTCCTACTCTCTTTTGGGGGCGAAGCCGGCGCTCGGACCTGTTCTTGTTTCTCCCAGGAACCAGGAAGATTCAGTTACCAATCAGCTCAAT AATGGTGTTCGAGGTCTAATGCTTGATATGTATGACTTCGCCAACGATATCTGGTTATGTCACTCTTATGATGGTGTCTGTTACAACTACACAGCATTT CAACCAGCCATTAATGTGCTGAAAGAGATTCAAGGGTTTCTAGAAGCAAACCCATCAGAGATTATTACCATATTTATCGAGGATTACGTGACATCCCCGAATGGGTTGACTAAAGTCTTTAAAGCATCTGGCCTTACTAAATACTGGTTTCCTATGTCTCGAATGCCTAATGATGGAGGAGATTGGCCTACTGTGGATGATATGGTTCGGCAGAATCAACGTCTGGTGGTGTTCACCTCTAAATCATCTAAAGAGGCTTCTGAGAAGATTGCTTATGAGTGGAACTATGTTGTGGAAAATCAAT ATGGAAATGGTGGGATGACAGCTGGTTCATGTCCAAATCGTGCAGAATCATCTCCCATGAATACAACAACAAAATCCCTGGTTCTTGTGAATTACTTTCCTGATAACCCCAATCGCACAGGAGCTTGCTTGGTTAATTCAGTTCCACTAATTAGCATGACAAACACTTGTTATGAAGCTGCTGGCAAACGATGGCCAAATTTTATTGCCGTTGATTATTACCAG AAGAGTGATGGTGGAGGTGCTCCAGAAGCTATAGATATAGCAAATGGTCATTTGACTTGCGGATGTGACAATCTCGCCTATTGCAAG GCCAATGCAACGTTTGGAACATGTGATGTCCCAGTGATGGTTCCTCCCCCACCAGCAGCAGGAACATCCCAAGTGGGAGGAACATCACAAAATTTCAGTATTGCTCATTTGGATAGCAGACCGCTCCTGTGGTGTTGGTTGCCTGTGATTACTCTGACCACGGCCCTTGTATCATGGTTATAG